From a region of the Kwoniella mangroviensis CBS 8507 chromosome 1 map unlocalized Ctg01, whole genome shotgun sequence genome:
- a CDS encoding fumarate hydratase, mitochondrial: MLNRVALRSANSLPKRQIARTVLPTRTFATTSSTMAEQKFRQEKDTFGPLQVPAERYWGAQTQRSLMNFDIGGPTERMPPPLIKAFGVLKKAAAHVNQTYGLPADVAENISKAADEVISGKLIDEFPLVVFQTGSGTQTNMNVNEVISNRAIELMGGELGSKKPVHPNDHVNMSQSSNDTFPTAMHVAAVVEINATLLPALRELHDALEEKKKSFDHIIKIGRTHLQDATPLTLGQEFSGYVAQVAKGIERVEGTIKNLSQLAQGGTAVGTGLNTKAGFDEKVAAEISKITGYQFITAPNKFEALAAHDAIVEASGALNTVAVSLMKIANDIRYLGSGPRCGLGELELPENEPGSSIMPGKVNPTQCEALTMVAAQVMGNNTTISVAGSYGQFELNVFKPVLIKNLLQSIRLLADGSRSFTKNCVVGIKANEEKIKKIMNESLMLATCLNSVLGYDDVAAIAKNAHKKGITLKESALESGKLTSEQFDAKVRPELMLGPDEV, encoded by the exons atgTTGAACCGTGTTGCCCTCCGATCGGCTAATAGC CTCCCAAAAAGACAAATCGCTAGAACAGTCCTTCCCACTCGAACATTCGctaccacctcatccaccatgGCCGAACAGAAATTCAGACAAGAGAAGGACACTTTTGGTCCTTTACAGGTACCAGCCGAGAGGTATTGGGGTGCTCAGACTCAGCGAAGTTTGATGAACTTTGATATTG GTGGACCAACCGAGCGAATGCCCCCACcattgatcaaagctttcgGTGTACTcaagaaagctgctgctCATGTCAATCAAACATACGGTCTCCCCGCCGACGTAGCTGAAAACATCTCCAAGGCTGCCGATGAGGTCATCTCCGGTAAACTCATCGATGAATTCCCTTTGGTCGTCTTCCAAACTGGTTCAGGTACTCAAACCAACATGAACGTCAATGAGGTCATCTCCAACAGGGCTATTGAGTTGATGGGTGGTGAATTGGGAAGCAAAAAACCTGTTCATCCTAATGATCACGTTAACATGTCCCAATCCTCTAACGATAC CTTCCCCACCGCTATGCACGTAGCTGCTGTTGTAGAGATCAACGCGACCCTCTTGCCCGCCCTTAGAGAACTCCACGATGCtttggaagagaagaagaagtcttTCGATCACATTATCAAAATCGGTAGAACCCACTTGCAAGATGCTACCCCCTTGACTCTCGGTCAAGAGTTCAGTGGATACGTCGCTCAAGTTGCTAAAGGTATCGAGCGAGTAGAAGGTACCATCAAGAACTTGAGTCAACTCGCCCAAGGTGGTACTGCCGTAGGAACT GGTCTTAACACCAAAGCTGGATTCGATGAGAAAGTAGCTGCTGAAATCTCCAAAATCACCGGATACCAATTCATCACTGCTCCTAACAAG TTCGAAGCCCTCGCTGCTCACGATGCTATCGTAGAAGCTTCCGGTGCCCTCAACACCGTCGCCGTATCTCTCATGAAGATCGCCAACGACATCCGATACCTCGGTTCAGGTCCTAGATGTGGTCTTGGAGAATTAGAATTACCCGAGAATGAACCTGGATCATCTATCATGCCTGGAAA AGTCAACCCAACTCAATGCGAAGCACTTACGATGGTAGCTGCTCAAGTCATGGGTAACAACACTACCATCTCCGTTGCCGGATCATACGGTCAATTCGAATTGAACGTCTTCAAACCTGTCCTCATCAAGAACTTACTTCAATCGATCAGATTGTTAGCAGACGGTTCGAGATCATTCACCAAGAACTGTGTGGTGGGTATCAAAGCTaatgaggagaagatcaagaagattaTGAATGAATCTTTGATGCT TGCTACTTGCTTGAACTCTGTTCTCGGTTACGATG ATGTCGCTGCGATCGCCAAGAACGCACACAAGAAAGGAATCAC TCTCAAGGAATCAGCTCTTGAATCTGGTAAACTTACCTCTGAGCAATTCGACGCTAAGGTCAGACCTGAAC TCATGTTGGGTCCTGATGAAGTATAA